One part of the Gossypium raimondii isolate GPD5lz chromosome 1, ASM2569854v1, whole genome shotgun sequence genome encodes these proteins:
- the LOC105782563 gene encoding uncharacterized protein At2g29880-like, translated as MSGVSESNVPSQSSRGTKRKWVPEEYASLVSCMVDLHNVGTFNDVWGSKRLLKRVRKIGFGWDDHRQVIVAEDVVWDSYLKSHKEAGQFRDRSFPYYDQLTAIYAKDRTTGKDAQTAADVLEEINAEDVPSADINEDRNEYYDCDANVSLDDMDVSATEPQTNKNQGVNDASTLLAENMRAIGEQISRSIASNVVVHQRSEEYQSIQEKASNLYPTLCEIEGLTVDERFRALSKIPNHPTQMHVFFSLPSDVRLEWVRRFLPDH; from the exons atgtcaggtgtttCAGAATCAAATGTTCCTTCCCAATCatctcgaggaaccaaaaggaaatgggttccagaagaatATGCATCActggtttcttgcatggtggacttgcacaatgttgggACATTTAACGACGTCTGGGGTTCAAAGCGGTTACTTAAGCGAGTTAGAAAAAT cggttttggttgggacgaccATAGGCAGGTCATTGTTGCTGAAGATGTGGTTTGGGACtcttatttaaag AGTCATAAAGAAGCCGGTCAGTTCAGAGATCGTAGtttcccttactacgaccaACTTACTGCCATATACGCAAAAGATCGAACGACtgggaaagacgctcaaacagCCGCTGacgttcttgaagaaataaatgctgaGGATGTACCTTCTGCAGATATTAATGAAGACAGAAATGAATACTATGATTGCGATGCTAATgtctctttggatgacatggatgtttctgccACGGAGCcgcaaacaaacaaaaaccaagggg TTAATGATGCTTCCACTTTATTGGCTGAAAACATGCGGGCCATTGGCgaacaaatcagtaggagtattgcctccaaTGTGGTAGTTCACCAAAGGTCAGAAGAATACCAGAGCATCCAAGAAAAAGCGTCAAATTTATATCCAACCTTATGCGAAATAGAAGGTTTAACTGTGGATGAACGGTTTCGAGCATTGAGTAAGATTCCaaatcatccaactcaaatgcacgttttctttagtttaccttctgatgTACGGTTGGAATGGGTTAGAAGATTTCTTCCTGACcattaa